From a single Oceanobacillus kimchii X50 genomic region:
- the ftsX gene encoding permease-like cell division protein FtsX, whose translation MKFRTLMRHIREGIKNIFRNGWMTFASVAAVTTTLILVAVFLALVLNLNQMATNIEKDVQISTIIDRTADEEQIVELGEELEQIEGIEKVQFSSRDDELTKLMDSMGEEGQAWGMFEQDNPLHHTYYVDPTNPEQTEQIASQIKSLNYVDDVLYGQDVIQKLFEFNNYARTIGLGLIIALVFTAIFLISNTIKITIIARSTEIGIQKLVGAKNSFIRWPFFIEGALLGILGSVIPITVILSGYYYIYSNFNDAITIPFVELLPFNPFAWQLAGMVLLIGAVIGVWGSVMSVRKFLKV comes from the coding sequence ATGAAGTTTAGAACTTTAATGAGACATATTCGTGAAGGAATAAAAAATATATTCAGAAATGGCTGGATGACTTTTGCATCAGTAGCAGCTGTTACCACAACGCTAATACTTGTAGCTGTATTTTTAGCACTAGTGTTAAATTTAAATCAAATGGCAACCAACATCGAAAAAGATGTTCAAATTAGTACTATTATAGACCGTACTGCGGATGAAGAACAGATAGTTGAGTTAGGGGAAGAATTAGAACAAATAGAAGGTATTGAAAAAGTTCAATTTTCCTCAAGAGATGATGAACTAACGAAGTTGATGGATAGTATGGGAGAAGAAGGCCAAGCTTGGGGGATGTTTGAACAAGATAACCCACTGCATCATACATACTATGTTGATCCAACAAATCCCGAACAAACAGAACAAATTGCTTCTCAAATTAAATCTTTAAACTATGTAGATGATGTTCTTTATGGACAAGATGTAATACAAAAATTATTCGAGTTTAATAATTATGCTAGAACAATTGGATTAGGGTTGATTATAGCTCTTGTATTTACTGCAATCTTCCTAATCTCAAATACTATTAAAATCACGATTATTGCACGTAGTACCGAAATCGGTATTCAAAAACTAGTAGGTGCTAAGAATAGCTTTATTCGTTGGCCTTTCTTTATTGAGGGAGCTTTACTTGGGATACTTGGTTCAGTAATACCAATCACGGTCATATTAAGTGGTTACTATTATATATATAGTAATTTTAATGACGCTATAACAATTCCATTTGTTGAGTTACTACCATTTAATCCATTTGCTTGGCAACTAGCTGGAATGGTACTACTAATTGGTGCGGTAATTGGTGTATGGGGTAGCGTAATGAGTGTTCGTAAGTTCTTAAAAGTATAA
- a CDS encoding YojF family protein produces the protein MKPIEINHIQGLLDEYVNKEVYIHLETTNGAYASHFDDKAYNVGAYIRNAKVIYEQAKIVGDGKSYRIGLKTRIGWVYAEGLTDWTIHKEQLLLAGHDREGRLMVALEISENPFHN, from the coding sequence ATGAAACCAATTGAAATAAATCATATTCAGGGTTTACTGGATGAGTATGTAAACAAAGAAGTATATATTCACCTTGAAACAACAAATGGAGCTTATGCAAGTCATTTTGACGATAAAGCATATAATGTTGGGGCATACATACGAAATGCTAAAGTTATATATGAGCAAGCTAAAATTGTTGGGGATGGAAAGTCGTATCGTATAGGATTAAAAACAAGAATTGGCTGGGTATATGCCGAAGGGCTTACCGATTGGACCATTCACAAAGAACAATTACTATTAGCTGGCCATGATCGAGAAGGTAGATTGATGGTTGCATTAGAAATTAGTGAAAATCCATTTCATAATTAA
- a CDS encoding S41 family peptidase: MKLNKKQIVLIFVGALLLGFIGAYAGIQLAQDNNQQTLQSTVENSSSNEDESNEQSELTGDLNKVSQAYDIIKENYLEDVEDKQLVEGAIEGMLATLDDQHTSYLDVEMMQQFNEQIESSFEGIGAEVSMVNGNVTIVSPMKGSPAEGAGLRPNDQVLTVDGESLDGLNLNEAVAQIRGEKGSEVVLEIQRAGVTEPFEVTIVRDTIPVETVYSETKEVDGKLTGIIEITNFSEKTGEEFDQQLNELENQEVEGLVIDVRGNPGGLLNVAEDILKHLVPKDLPILQIEDGEGQVEEVYSELEAKKDYPISVLIDEGSASASEILAVAMKDLGYDIVGETSYGKGTVQQAVPMGDGSSIKLTTLKWLSPKGEWINEEGVEPTIEEKQPEYYYSIPIQVEEPFSMDETSEEIANMQVMLSGLGYDTGRTDGYFDDQTEKAVKDFQADNDLEATGEVDTETGGLIESQLVEKIRNGEDDQQLDTSLEELYQ, from the coding sequence ATGAAGCTTAATAAAAAACAAATAGTGCTTATATTTGTAGGTGCATTATTATTAGGATTCATTGGTGCATATGCAGGAATTCAATTAGCACAAGATAATAATCAACAAACACTACAATCGACTGTTGAAAATTCATCATCGAATGAAGATGAAAGTAATGAACAGTCTGAATTGACGGGGGATTTAAACAAAGTTTCTCAAGCATACGATATTATTAAAGAAAATTACTTAGAGGATGTAGAAGATAAACAATTAGTCGAAGGTGCTATTGAAGGGATGTTAGCAACCCTAGACGATCAGCATACATCTTACTTAGATGTTGAGATGATGCAACAATTTAATGAACAAATCGAATCTTCATTTGAAGGAATTGGAGCAGAAGTAAGTATGGTGAACGGAAATGTTACTATTGTATCACCGATGAAAGGTTCCCCAGCAGAAGGGGCTGGTCTGCGACCAAATGATCAAGTATTAACGGTAGATGGTGAAAGTTTAGATGGGTTAAACTTAAATGAAGCTGTAGCGCAAATTAGAGGTGAAAAGGGTTCAGAAGTTGTATTAGAGATACAAAGGGCAGGTGTAACTGAACCATTTGAAGTAACAATCGTTCGAGATACGATTCCAGTTGAAACGGTATATAGTGAAACAAAAGAAGTAGATGGAAAATTAACTGGAATAATCGAGATCACTAATTTCTCTGAGAAAACGGGAGAAGAATTTGATCAACAATTAAATGAATTAGAGAATCAAGAAGTAGAAGGATTAGTTATTGATGTTCGTGGTAATCCAGGTGGACTTTTAAATGTAGCAGAAGATATTCTTAAACATTTAGTGCCAAAAGATCTCCCGATTCTACAAATTGAGGATGGAGAAGGACAAGTTGAGGAAGTTTATTCTGAATTAGAAGCGAAAAAAGATTATCCAATTAGTGTTCTGATTGATGAAGGAAGTGCGTCAGCTTCTGAGATTCTTGCGGTTGCAATGAAGGATCTTGGATATGATATTGTTGGTGAAACAAGCTATGGTAAAGGTACAGTTCAACAAGCCGTGCCAATGGGAGATGGAAGTTCTATTAAGTTAACAACGTTAAAATGGCTTTCACCTAAAGGTGAATGGATAAATGAAGAAGGAGTAGAGCCTACTATTGAAGAAAAACAACCAGAATATTACTATTCTATTCCAATTCAAGTAGAAGAACCATTTTCTATGGATGAGACTAGTGAGGAAATTGCTAATATGCAAGTAATGCTTTCTGGATTAGGTTATGATACTGGACGCACCGATGGATATTTTGATGACCAGACAGAGAAAGCAGTGAAAGATTTTCAAGCAGATAATGATTTAGAAGCTACTGGGGAAGTAGATACCGAAACAGGAGGCTTAATTGAATCACAACTCGTTGAAAAAATAAGAAACGGTGAAGATGATCAACAACTGGATACATCATTAGAAGAATTGTATCAATAA
- the ftsE gene encoding cell division ATP-binding protein FtsE, whose protein sequence is MILMQDIYKTYKNGVTALNGININIDQGEFVYIVGPSGAGKSTFIKLMYREEKPSKGKIIIGEKDLSDLKEKHVPFLRRDIGVIFQDFKLLPKLTAYENVAFALEVIEESPKVIRKQVMDVLEMVGLKNKARMIPSELSGGEQQRVSIARAIVNKPRIVIADEPTGNLDPETSWGIMELFEEINDRGTTIIMATHSKDIVDRKKKRVIAFEDGVIARDEQRGDYGYEV, encoded by the coding sequence ATGATATTAATGCAAGATATATATAAAACATACAAAAATGGTGTAACTGCGTTAAATGGTATTAATATAAATATCGATCAAGGTGAATTTGTATACATAGTTGGTCCCAGTGGGGCAGGTAAGTCAACATTTATTAAGTTAATGTATCGAGAAGAGAAACCCTCCAAAGGGAAAATTATAATAGGTGAAAAAGATTTAAGTGATTTGAAAGAAAAGCATGTTCCTTTTTTGCGAAGAGATATTGGAGTAATTTTCCAAGATTTTAAATTACTACCAAAATTGACTGCGTATGAGAATGTTGCTTTTGCATTGGAGGTAATTGAAGAATCGCCTAAAGTGATTCGAAAGCAGGTTATGGATGTTCTAGAAATGGTAGGTTTAAAGAATAAAGCTAGAATGATACCGTCAGAACTCTCTGGTGGAGAACAACAACGTGTTTCTATAGCGAGAGCAATTGTGAATAAACCTAGAATTGTTATTGCCGATGAACCTACAGGTAATTTAGATCCCGAAACTTCATGGGGAATTATGGAACTCTTTGAAGAAATAAATGATAGAGGCACTACTATCATCATGGCGACGCATAGTAAAGATATCGTAGACAGGAAGAAAAAACGAGTTATTGCGTTTGAGGATGGTGTCATTGCGAGAGACGAGCAACGAGGTGATTACGGCTATGAAGTTTAG
- a CDS encoding murein hydrolase activator EnvC family protein, producing MKKITSILVITLLTLTVFGPNLKVSAESADDVQKQIEDLEKEKSNLEKERKNIEDSKKDTESKMEENKQEQNSVESEINNIDSELEDTQKQIETKQTEIDETNDEINSLTEKVEELKERIKELEEEIKLLKERIEKRDELLKNRLLSIQQNGGDIKYLEVIFGASSFGDFISRSTAVNTIMDQDKEIMEEQERDKQALEENKKEVVASKGEIEEKKLAVEDKKKSLEGQHDELLALKDQLNNQIAEKETLMAELVDEHEELEEIKLSAEEEQQLISDEAAAKEQAIKLAQEKKANMQKKEKEKQNTSNQGSNSTASAGGSSSVPSGDFIRPTTGPVTSGFNPNRMHPIFNELRPHTGTDFGASNAGDRNIMASADGVVYQAGVLSGYGNTVMITHHVNGQTFTTLYAHLNSMSVSTGQTVSQGDKIGVMGNTGNSTGVHLHFEIHPGGYKNPVDPFNYIN from the coding sequence TTGAAGAAGATAACTTCCATTCTAGTTATTACTTTATTAACATTAACGGTGTTTGGACCTAATTTAAAAGTTTCTGCTGAATCTGCAGATGATGTTCAAAAACAAATTGAAGATCTTGAAAAAGAAAAATCGAATTTAGAGAAAGAACGAAAGAATATTGAGGACTCTAAGAAAGATACCGAGAGTAAAATGGAAGAAAATAAACAAGAGCAAAACTCAGTAGAGTCTGAAATCAATAACATTGACTCTGAATTAGAGGACACGCAAAAACAAATTGAAACGAAACAAACAGAAATTGATGAAACAAATGATGAGATTAATAGTCTTACAGAAAAAGTTGAAGAATTAAAAGAACGAATTAAAGAACTAGAGGAAGAAATTAAACTCTTAAAAGAACGGATTGAGAAGCGGGACGAGTTATTAAAGAATCGCCTACTTTCTATTCAACAAAATGGTGGAGATATTAAATATTTAGAAGTGATTTTTGGTGCATCTAGTTTTGGAGACTTTATTTCTCGAAGTACTGCAGTAAATACTATTATGGATCAAGATAAAGAAATAATGGAAGAACAAGAAAGAGATAAACAAGCTCTAGAAGAAAATAAAAAAGAAGTTGTAGCTAGTAAAGGTGAGATAGAAGAGAAAAAGCTGGCGGTTGAAGATAAGAAGAAATCTCTTGAAGGACAGCACGATGAATTACTAGCGTTAAAAGATCAATTAAATAATCAAATTGCTGAAAAAGAAACACTAATGGCAGAGCTAGTTGATGAACACGAAGAGCTAGAAGAGATTAAGCTTTCAGCTGAAGAGGAACAACAACTAATTTCTGATGAAGCTGCTGCTAAAGAACAAGCTATTAAATTAGCTCAAGAAAAAAAAGCTAACATGCAGAAAAAAGAGAAAGAAAAACAAAATACATCGAATCAAGGTAGTAATTCAACAGCATCAGCAGGAGGAAGCAGTTCTGTTCCTAGCGGAGATTTTATCCGTCCAACTACCGGACCGGTTACCTCTGGATTTAACCCAAACCGGATGCATCCAATCTTTAATGAATTAAGACCGCATACTGGTACAGATTTTGGAGCTTCTAATGCTGGAGACCGTAATATTATGGCTTCTGCTGATGGAGTTGTATATCAAGCTGGCGTATTAAGTGGTTATGGTAATACAGTAATGATTACACATCATGTGAATGGCCAAACCTTTACTACACTTTATGCACATTTAAACAGTATGTCAGTTTCAACAGGACAAACTGTATCACAAGGTGACAAGATTGGAGTAATGGGGAATACTGGTAACTCAACTGGTGTACATCTTCATTTTGAAATTCATCCAGGTGGCTATAAAAATCCAGTAGATCCATTTAATTATATTAATTAG
- a CDS encoding PDZ domain-containing protein, with protein sequence MVESWLLEGAKAVGRFFLNPTLYWFMFILTVASYFRIKRERQDFGIKVYQKFIEWKGTFVVSLITGLVLSVIAVGTGMVFSYEVLVLLAIVTIILSISTKFTLLSPSYIIGLTFLLLLVIPPLLEMQSQVNYNFDYGLSFKSLAVIGALLLIVESIIIQRIQKQSTFPRISLSDRGIWVGQHQVKRLALIPLLVLVPEGLITSFAPWWPYLSIGETSLGLAFVPFIIGFDYTAKGHYHLDAIKKVSKANYMLAIVILMVAVAGIFVPYLSLTSVILAIIGKEYLNYRYREGDRLRRPYYQPHDQGLRVVGVLPNSPANRLEISPGESIYRVNGRKVTNSQSFYEALQGNGAFIKLEIIDYHKEIRLVQGSLYEGEHHALGLLFPKEPFKQKQKQTG encoded by the coding sequence ATGGTTGAGTCTTGGTTGTTAGAAGGAGCGAAAGCAGTCGGCAGATTTTTTCTAAATCCGACATTGTATTGGTTTATGTTTATTTTGACAGTAGCTAGTTATTTCCGCATAAAAAGGGAGAGACAGGACTTTGGAATAAAAGTATACCAGAAATTTATCGAGTGGAAGGGAACGTTCGTTGTTTCTTTAATCACAGGATTAGTTCTATCAGTAATTGCAGTTGGCACAGGTATGGTATTTTCTTATGAGGTATTAGTATTATTAGCAATAGTTACAATTATACTTAGTATTAGTACAAAATTCACACTATTGTCACCCAGTTATATTATTGGATTGACATTTTTACTGTTATTAGTTATTCCACCTCTATTAGAAATGCAAAGTCAGGTTAATTATAATTTTGATTATGGGTTAAGTTTTAAATCATTAGCAGTAATAGGTGCTTTGCTACTAATTGTAGAATCGATCATAATCCAACGAATTCAAAAACAATCAACATTTCCGCGGATTTCCCTTAGTGACAGGGGAATATGGGTAGGCCAACATCAAGTAAAAAGATTAGCTTTGATTCCGCTACTTGTATTAGTTCCAGAAGGACTTATTACTTCTTTTGCACCCTGGTGGCCTTATTTATCTATTGGTGAAACATCACTAGGACTAGCTTTTGTTCCCTTTATAATTGGATTTGATTATACTGCAAAAGGTCATTATCATTTGGATGCGATAAAGAAAGTTTCAAAAGCTAATTATATGTTAGCTATTGTTATATTAATGGTTGCTGTAGCAGGTATATTTGTGCCTTATTTATCACTGACTTCAGTCATTTTAGCTATTATAGGTAAAGAATATTTAAATTATCGCTATAGAGAGGGAGATAGACTTCGTCGTCCTTATTATCAGCCACATGATCAAGGACTACGTGTGGTGGGGGTTTTACCTAACAGTCCAGCAAATAGACTTGAAATATCTCCTGGTGAATCTATCTATCGGGTAAACGGCCGAAAGGTAACAAATAGTCAGAGTTTTTATGAAGCACTTCAAGGTAATGGTGCATTTATTAAACTAGAAATTATTGATTATCATAAAGAAATTAGACTTGTTCAAGGATCTCTATATGAAGGAGAGCATCATGCTTTAGGGTTATTATTTCCTAAGGAACCTTTTAAACAGAAACAAAAGCAAACTGGCTAA
- the uvrB gene encoding excinuclease ABC subunit UvrB has product MKEKFELVSAYDPAGDQPNAIKEITEKVLAGQRHQTLLGATGTGKTFTMSNVVKEINRPTLVIAHNKTLAGQLYSEFKEFFPNNAVEYFVSYYDYYQPEAYVPSTDTFIEKDASINDEIDKLRHSATSALFEREDVLIVASVSCIYGLGNPEEYKSQVLSLRMGMEKDRDQLLRDLVEVQYARNDINFQRGTFRVRGDSVEIIPASHEEYCIRVEFFGDEIDRIREVDALTGEIIGDREHVAIFPASHFVTREEKMKIAIQNIEKELEEQLKEMRDKGKLLEAQRLEQRTNYDLEMMREMGFCSGIENYSRHLTLRGPGAIPYTLLDFFPEDFLVIIDESHVTLPQIRGMFNGDQARKQVLVDHGFRLPSAMDNRPLRFQEFEDKTKQLVYVSATPGPYELEHTPEMTEQIIRPTGLLDPVVEVRPIEGQIDDLIEEIRIRMEKNERVLITTLTKKMSEDLTDYLKEIGMKVAYLHSEIKTLERIEVIRDLRVGKFDVLVGINLLREGLDIPEVSLVTILDADKEGFLRSERSLIQTMGRAARNENGKVIMYADKITDSMKKAIDETNRRRAIQTEYNEQHGITPKTIRKDVRDVIKATTAAEETESYEPKTKQINKMTKKEKEKVIEQMEKEMKQAAKDLDFEKAAELRDVILELKVEG; this is encoded by the coding sequence GTGAAGGAGAAATTTGAATTAGTATCTGCTTATGACCCAGCTGGTGATCAACCAAATGCTATAAAAGAGATAACGGAAAAAGTACTGGCTGGTCAACGTCATCAAACATTGCTTGGTGCTACAGGTACTGGGAAGACATTTACCATGTCCAATGTTGTAAAAGAGATAAACCGTCCGACACTAGTAATTGCGCATAACAAAACATTAGCTGGACAGTTGTACAGTGAGTTTAAAGAGTTTTTTCCAAATAATGCTGTAGAATACTTTGTTAGCTACTATGATTATTATCAGCCAGAGGCATATGTACCGTCTACAGATACATTTATTGAAAAAGATGCGAGTATCAATGATGAAATTGATAAATTACGACATTCTGCAACTTCTGCATTATTTGAAAGAGAAGATGTATTAATTGTAGCAAGTGTGTCTTGTATTTACGGTTTAGGTAATCCAGAAGAATATAAAAGTCAAGTGTTGTCATTAAGGATGGGAATGGAGAAAGATCGTGACCAATTACTTCGTGATTTAGTAGAAGTTCAATATGCTAGAAATGATATTAATTTCCAACGGGGTACATTTCGAGTTCGCGGTGATTCAGTCGAGATCATTCCAGCTTCTCATGAAGAGTATTGTATTCGTGTAGAATTCTTTGGTGATGAAATTGATCGTATACGTGAAGTTGATGCGCTAACCGGTGAAATAATCGGTGATCGAGAACATGTAGCTATTTTTCCAGCTTCTCACTTTGTTACGAGAGAAGAAAAAATGAAAATCGCTATTCAAAATATAGAAAAAGAACTCGAAGAACAACTAAAAGAAATGCGTGATAAAGGAAAATTATTAGAAGCACAACGATTAGAGCAACGAACCAATTATGATTTAGAAATGATGCGAGAAATGGGGTTCTGTTCAGGAATTGAGAATTATTCACGTCACCTAACACTCCGTGGACCTGGAGCGATTCCATATACATTATTGGATTTCTTTCCAGAGGATTTCTTAGTAATTATTGATGAATCGCACGTAACTCTTCCACAGATTCGTGGAATGTTCAATGGGGATCAAGCGCGTAAACAAGTGCTTGTAGATCATGGTTTTCGATTACCGTCTGCGATGGATAATCGCCCACTTCGATTTCAAGAGTTTGAAGATAAAACAAAACAGTTGGTTTATGTGTCTGCGACTCCTGGACCATATGAACTTGAACATACTCCTGAAATGACAGAACAAATTATTCGACCTACAGGATTATTAGATCCAGTAGTTGAGGTGCGTCCAATTGAAGGACAAATTGATGATCTTATAGAGGAAATACGGATCCGAATGGAAAAAAATGAACGTGTATTAATCACGACATTAACAAAGAAAATGTCGGAGGATTTAACCGATTATTTAAAAGAAATAGGTATGAAAGTTGCTTACTTGCACTCCGAGATTAAAACATTAGAACGTATAGAAGTAATACGTGATTTACGAGTCGGGAAATTTGATGTTTTAGTAGGTATTAATTTGTTAAGAGAAGGACTAGATATACCTGAAGTTTCTCTTGTTACCATCTTAGATGCTGATAAAGAAGGATTTTTACGTTCAGAACGATCTCTGATTCAAACCATGGGTCGTGCTGCACGTAATGAAAATGGAAAAGTAATTATGTATGCTGACAAAATAACGGACTCAATGAAAAAAGCAATTGATGAGACAAATCGACGTCGAGCAATACAAACAGAATATAATGAACAACATGGCATTACTCCTAAAACGATTCGAAAAGATGTTCGAGATGTTATTAAAGCAACGACCGCAGCAGAAGAAACAGAATCATATGAACCGAAAACGAAACAGATTAACAAAATGACGAAAAAAGAGAAAGAAAAAGTAATTGAACAAATGGAGAAAGAGATGAAGCAAGCAGCAAAAGATCTTGACTTCGAGAAAGCAGCAGAATTACGAGATGTCATTTTGGAACTAAAAGTGGAAGGATGA
- the uvrA gene encoding excinuclease ABC subunit UvrA, with product MPSKSIKIQGARTHNLKDIDINIPKNKLVVLTGLSGSGKSSLAFDTIYAEGQRRYVESLSSYARQFLGQMDKPDVDVIEGLSPAISIDQKTTSKNPRSTVGTVTEIYDYLRLLYARIGRPTCPNHGIEISSQTVQQMVDRILEYPDRTKLQILAPVVSGRKGEHVKILKNLKQEGYVRIRVNNEMREVTDDIQLEKNKKHSIEVVIDRIVVKDGVASRLSDSIETALKLGEGNIIVDVIGEEELTFSENHACPICGFSIGELEPRLFSFNSPFGACPSCDGLGTKLEVDIDLVIPDWDKTLNENAIAPWEPISSQYYPQLLKSVCNHFGIDMDIPVKEIPQQQMDIILQGSGKEKIKFEYENDFGSIRRSESPFEGVLKNVARRYRETSSDFIRETLEKYMAQKNCPTCKGHRLKKEALAVLINGKHISNVTDFSIAESIQLFQQLNLTEKEQQIARLILKEIDNRLEFLNNVGLDYLTLSRTAGTLSGGEAQRIRLATQIGSALTGVLYVLDEPSIGLHQRDNDRLIDTLKRMRDLDNTLIVVEHDEDTMLAADWLVDIGPGAGEHGGEIVASDTPKNVMNNEQSLTGKYLSGKEYIPLPTKRRKADKRKIEVMGASENNLKNVSAKIPIGLMTVVTGVSGSGKSTLVNEIVYKSLAKSLYKGKVKPGKHKKIKGIEHIDKVIDIDQSPIGRTPRSNPATYTGVFDDIRDVFAQTNEAKVRGYKKGRFSFNVKGGRCEACRGDGILKIEMHFLPDVYVPCEVCGGARYNRETLEVKYKGKNISEVLDLRIEEALEFFTAIPKIKRKLQTIYDVGLGYVKLGQPATTLSGGEAQRVKLASELHKRSSGKSFYILDEPTTGLHVDDIRRLLTVLQRIADNGDSVLIIEHNLDVIKSADHIIDLGPEGGDRGGQIIATGTPEQIAEQQDVSYTGKYLSPVLDRDRQRMKEILEAKTVSKS from the coding sequence ATGCCAAGTAAGTCTATAAAAATTCAAGGAGCACGAACACATAATTTAAAGGATATCGATATCAATATTCCTAAAAATAAATTAGTGGTATTAACAGGGTTATCGGGTTCAGGTAAGTCTTCTCTTGCATTTGATACCATATATGCAGAAGGTCAACGTAGATATGTAGAATCCTTATCTTCCTATGCACGTCAATTTTTAGGACAAATGGATAAACCGGATGTAGATGTTATTGAAGGACTATCTCCAGCAATATCTATTGATCAAAAAACAACAAGTAAAAATCCAAGATCAACGGTTGGGACAGTTACAGAAATTTATGATTATTTACGTCTGTTATATGCAAGAATTGGTAGGCCGACATGTCCCAATCATGGTATTGAAATCAGTTCACAGACTGTCCAACAAATGGTTGATCGGATATTAGAGTATCCGGATCGTACAAAACTTCAAATTCTTGCGCCAGTTGTATCAGGAAGAAAAGGTGAGCATGTAAAAATCTTAAAAAACTTAAAACAAGAAGGTTATGTACGAATTCGTGTAAATAATGAAATGAGAGAAGTAACAGATGATATTCAATTGGAAAAAAATAAGAAGCATTCGATTGAAGTAGTAATTGATCGTATTGTAGTAAAAGACGGTGTGGCTTCGAGATTAAGTGATTCTATTGAAACTGCATTAAAGCTTGGAGAAGGTAATATTATAGTCGATGTCATTGGTGAGGAAGAATTGACCTTCAGTGAGAATCACGCATGCCCCATTTGTGGTTTTTCCATTGGCGAACTAGAGCCAAGACTGTTTTCTTTTAATAGCCCATTTGGTGCTTGTCCAAGTTGTGATGGCTTAGGTACAAAATTAGAAGTTGATATCGACCTTGTCATTCCAGATTGGGATAAAACATTAAATGAAAATGCAATTGCACCGTGGGAACCAATTAGTTCTCAATATTACCCACAATTATTAAAAAGTGTTTGTAATCATTTTGGTATTGATATGGATATCCCAGTAAAGGAAATTCCACAGCAACAAATGGATATCATTTTACAAGGAAGTGGCAAAGAAAAGATAAAATTTGAATATGAAAATGATTTTGGAAGTATAAGGAGATCAGAATCACCATTCGAAGGTGTTTTAAAGAATGTAGCAAGACGTTATAGAGAAACGAGTTCTGATTTTATACGAGAGACATTAGAAAAGTATATGGCTCAAAAAAACTGTCCTACTTGTAAAGGACACCGCTTGAAGAAGGAAGCCTTAGCAGTATTAATTAATGGAAAACATATCAGTAATGTAACCGACTTTTCTATAGCAGAATCAATACAACTTTTCCAACAACTCAATCTTACTGAAAAAGAACAACAGATAGCTAGATTAATTTTGAAGGAAATTGATAATCGTTTGGAATTTCTTAATAACGTAGGACTTGATTATTTAACATTATCAAGAACGGCGGGAACTTTATCTGGTGGTGAAGCACAACGTATTCGATTAGCAACACAAATTGGCTCTGCATTAACGGGTGTGCTCTATGTGCTTGATGAACCGTCGATTGGTTTGCATCAACGTGATAATGACCGATTAATTGATACATTAAAACGAATGAGAGATTTAGATAATACATTAATTGTAGTCGAGCATGATGAAGATACTATGCTTGCAGCAGACTGGCTAGTAGATATAGGACCTGGAGCAGGTGAGCATGGTGGAGAAATTGTAGCAAGTGATACACCCAAAAACGTGATGAATAATGAACAGTCTCTAACTGGTAAATATTTATCTGGAAAAGAATATATTCCATTACCTACAAAACGAAGAAAAGCAGATAAACGCAAGATAGAAGTAATGGGAGCTTCTGAGAATAATCTAAAAAATGTATCAGCAAAAATTCCGATTGGATTAATGACAGTAGTGACTGGGGTCTCTGGATCAGGGAAGAGTACGTTGGTCAATGAAATTGTCTATAAATCTTTAGCAAAGTCATTATATAAAGGGAAAGTAAAACCGGGTAAGCATAAGAAAATAAAAGGAATTGAACATATAGATAAAGTGATTGATATTGATCAATCACCAATTGGACGTACACCTCGTTCTAATCCTGCTACCTATACTGGAGTGTTTGATGATATTCGTGATGTTTTTGCACAAACCAACGAAGCAAAAGTAAGAGGATATAAAAAAGGTAGATTCAGTTTCAATGTGAAAGGCGGAAGATGTGAAGCTTGTCGAGGTGACGGTATTTTAAAAATTGAGATGCACTTCTTGCCGGACGTTTATGTTCCTTGTGAAGTTTGTGGTGGGGCTCGCTATAACCGTGAAACCTTAGAAGTTAAGTACAAAGGAAAAAATATCTCTGAAGTTCTCGATTTACGAATTGAAGAAGCATTGGAATTCTTTACGGCAATTCCAAAGATTAAACGTAAGTTACAAACGATATATGATGTTGGTTTAGGATATGTAAAACTTGGTCAACCAGCAACTACCCTTTCAGGGGGAGAAGCGCAACGTGTTAAATTAGCAAGTGAATTGCACAAACGTTCTAGTGGTAAGTCCTTTTATATTTTAGATGAACCAACAACTGGACTACATGTAGATGATATTCGTAGATTGCTCACTGTCTTACAACGAATAGCAGATAATGGTGACTCAGTACTTATCATAGAACATAATTTAGATGTTATTAAAAGTGCTGATCATATCATTGATTTGGGGCCAGAAGGTGGCGATCGTGGTGGGCAAATTATTGCTACTGGTACACCTGAACAAATTGCTGAGCAACAAGATGTTTCGTACACAGGAAAATATCTAAGTCCAGTTTTAGATAGGGATAGACAGAGGATGAAAGAAATTCTTGAAGCAAAGACTGTATCAAAATCATAA